A single Symbiobacterium thermophilum IAM 14863 DNA region contains:
- a CDS encoding SIMPL domain-containing protein — protein sequence MRLRNGLLTVILAGLLILGIAAFLPQAAPVHAAEDDTPVRTLSVVGRGELEVKPDTAVITVGVSEVKPTPIEAYNALSDSINKVAEALKAKGVKEEELQTSMFQLAAEYNWTQERGQELVGYRATNTLSITTQDLDKVAELIQAAVQAGANDLRGVTFQVKNADKLLDDALKLAVADAKAKAELVAGELGAKVVRVHSVSVQDQGASLVKARAGFNMDGVAAEIAPVPVYAGTSTFSATVSVTFELQ from the coding sequence ATGAGGTTGCGGAACGGTCTTCTCACGGTTATCCTCGCCGGCCTCCTGATTCTCGGCATCGCAGCCTTCCTGCCGCAGGCCGCGCCGGTCCACGCGGCTGAGGACGATACCCCCGTGCGGACCCTGTCGGTAGTGGGACGGGGTGAGCTCGAGGTAAAGCCAGACACCGCGGTCATCACAGTGGGCGTCAGCGAGGTCAAGCCGACGCCGATCGAGGCGTACAACGCCCTGAGCGACAGCATCAACAAGGTGGCCGAAGCCCTGAAGGCCAAGGGCGTGAAGGAGGAGGAGCTCCAGACCAGCATGTTCCAGCTCGCCGCCGAGTACAACTGGACGCAGGAGCGGGGCCAGGAGCTGGTCGGCTACCGGGCGACCAACACCCTGTCCATCACCACGCAGGACCTGGACAAGGTCGCCGAGCTGATCCAGGCGGCGGTTCAGGCCGGGGCCAACGATCTCCGGGGCGTCACCTTCCAGGTGAAGAACGCCGACAAGCTGCTGGATGACGCGCTGAAGCTGGCGGTAGCCGATGCCAAGGCCAAGGCGGAGCTGGTCGCCGGCGAGCTCGGCGCCAAGGTGGTCCGGGTCCACTCGGTCAGCGTCCAGGACCAGGGCGCGTCGCTGGTCAAGGCCCGGGCCGGGTTCAACATGGACGGGGTGGCCGCGGAAATCGCGCCGGTGCCCGTGTACGCCGGCACATCCACGTTCTCGGCGACGGTTTCGGTGACGTTCGAGCTGCAGTAG
- a CDS encoding alpha/beta hydrolase, with protein MTSRLRIHVREAGSGPVPVVLLHGNCSSSAFFDELMLSLGPRYRAIAPDLRGYGQTEPLPVDATRGCGDWADDLAALVDALGLGRFHLAGWSMGGGIAMRYAPDHADRLLSLTLIAPLSPFGFGGTRDAEGTPTAPDFAGSGGGTVNRDFVGRIAEGDRGADHPSSPRNILNSFYFKPPFRGTEEQEERWVDALLSTRIGDDHYPGDAVPSGNWPDMAPGTRGINNAMSPKYHNVSHFAHIDPKPPVLWIRGDSDQIVSDTSLFDLAYLGQIGAVPGWPGPEACPPQPMVAQTRFVLERYRAGGGEYEEVVIADAGHSPFIEQPQAFLSHFLRHLERSSAQS; from the coding sequence ATGACGTCCCGCCTGAGGATCCACGTTCGCGAAGCCGGATCCGGTCCGGTCCCTGTAGTGCTCCTGCACGGCAACTGCAGCTCCTCCGCCTTCTTCGACGAGCTGATGCTCTCCCTGGGCCCGCGCTACCGCGCGATCGCGCCCGACCTGCGGGGCTACGGCCAGACCGAGCCCCTGCCGGTGGACGCGACCCGGGGCTGCGGCGACTGGGCTGATGACCTGGCCGCCCTGGTGGACGCCCTGGGGCTCGGGCGCTTCCACCTGGCGGGCTGGTCCATGGGCGGAGGCATCGCGATGCGTTACGCCCCGGACCACGCGGACCGGCTGCTCTCCCTCACCCTCATCGCGCCCCTGAGCCCGTTCGGCTTCGGCGGCACCCGGGACGCCGAGGGGACGCCCACCGCCCCCGACTTCGCGGGCTCCGGCGGCGGCACGGTGAACCGGGACTTCGTGGGACGGATCGCGGAGGGAGACCGCGGCGCTGATCACCCCTCCTCGCCGCGCAACATCCTGAACAGCTTCTACTTCAAGCCGCCGTTCCGGGGCACGGAAGAACAGGAGGAGCGCTGGGTGGATGCGCTCCTCAGCACCCGCATCGGCGACGACCATTACCCCGGCGACGCCGTGCCCTCCGGCAACTGGCCCGACATGGCGCCCGGCACGCGCGGCATCAACAACGCCATGTCGCCCAAGTACCACAACGTATCCCACTTCGCCCACATCGACCCGAAGCCGCCGGTGCTCTGGATTCGGGGCGACAGCGACCAGATCGTCAGCGACACCTCGCTCTTCGACCTGGCCTATCTGGGCCAGATCGGGGCAGTGCCCGGATGGCCCGGCCCCGAGGCCTGCCCGCCCCAGCCGATGGTCGCCCAGACCCGCTTCGTCCTCGAGCGCTACCGGGCCGGCGGGGGCGAGTATGAGGAGGTCGTCATCGCAGACGCCGGCCACTCGCCCTTCATTGAGCAGCCCCAGGCTTTCCTGAGCCACTTCCTGCGCCACCTGGAGCGGTCGTCCGCCCAGAGCTGA
- a CDS encoding putative bifunctional diguanylate cyclase/phosphodiesterase — protein sequence MVVGLSFFLSSALLLWLERPTLSVFQRRILVAVASLPAALCTAMAVWVRWWLGALFFGGINLSLLAARGILQPAKQPSAQWLQAVVAMAPSALIATDREQRIVLFNRRSEEIFGYTKQEVLGKPIRALLPELPGPAPGEGKGLNGAGPGANGLRSGGHPATQGHELVAHHKDGSSFPVEVSVAVTRAGADELRVLEVRNISGRRRVQAALKRLASQDALTGLYNRRAFQAELERYLELARHHRVRGALLFMDLDLLKYVNDTLGHQAGDQVLVRVAEIIQAHLRPIDIAARHGGDEFAILMPYTGREAVSVAESLLRAVQQEEFRVKGRSVTMTASIGVTFFPDHGLTAEALVAQADMAMYRAKESGRNAVAVFDGTDEQRIEMVAKLSWDRRLREALREDRFVLYAQPILDLRLGRITRVELLLRLVDEGGNVIAPGAFLAGAERFGLIQEIDRWVLREAIRLIAQQEPDSEIEAFEVNLSGKTISDPGLARMIQEELEASGADPSKLVLEITETAAIGDLEQARRFITAMRRLGCRFALDDVGSGFSSLRLLKQLPVDYLKIDGAFIRNLPTEDADKHLVRAMVAMARTQGQQTIAEFVDRAETLRLVREFGVDYAQGYLVGRPGVEWLRPGAVSSGRTTAPGGAGSGSGKPGAAQ from the coding sequence GTGGTTGTCGGCCTGTCTTTCTTCCTGAGCAGCGCCCTCCTCCTGTGGCTGGAGCGCCCCACGCTCTCGGTTTTCCAGCGAAGGATTCTCGTGGCTGTCGCCTCCCTGCCCGCTGCGCTGTGCACCGCGATGGCGGTGTGGGTGCGGTGGTGGCTGGGAGCGCTCTTTTTCGGAGGGATCAACCTCTCCCTGCTCGCGGCGCGGGGGATCCTCCAGCCGGCGAAGCAGCCCTCGGCGCAGTGGCTTCAGGCCGTCGTGGCCATGGCCCCCAGCGCCCTGATCGCGACCGACCGGGAGCAGCGCATCGTGCTGTTCAACCGCCGGTCGGAGGAGATCTTCGGGTACACGAAGCAGGAGGTGCTGGGCAAGCCGATCCGCGCGCTGCTGCCCGAGCTTCCGGGACCCGCCCCTGGCGAGGGCAAGGGCCTGAACGGCGCCGGGCCTGGGGCGAACGGGCTTCGCTCCGGCGGGCATCCGGCCACCCAGGGGCACGAGCTGGTCGCACACCACAAGGATGGCAGTTCGTTCCCCGTCGAGGTCTCCGTCGCCGTCACCCGGGCCGGGGCCGACGAACTGCGCGTGTTGGAGGTGCGCAACATCTCCGGTCGCAGGCGGGTCCAGGCGGCGCTGAAGCGGCTTGCCAGCCAGGACGCGCTGACGGGGTTGTACAACCGCCGGGCGTTCCAGGCGGAGCTGGAGCGCTACCTCGAGCTCGCGCGCCACCACCGGGTGCGCGGGGCGCTGCTTTTCATGGACCTCGACCTGCTGAAGTACGTCAACGACACGCTCGGGCACCAGGCCGGCGACCAGGTGCTGGTGCGCGTTGCCGAGATCATCCAGGCCCACCTGCGGCCCATCGACATCGCGGCCCGCCACGGCGGCGACGAGTTCGCCATCCTCATGCCGTACACCGGGCGCGAGGCGGTCTCCGTCGCGGAATCGCTGCTGAGGGCGGTGCAGCAGGAAGAGTTTCGCGTGAAGGGGCGCAGCGTCACCATGACCGCGTCCATCGGCGTCACGTTCTTCCCCGACCACGGCCTCACCGCCGAGGCGCTGGTCGCCCAGGCCGACATGGCCATGTACCGGGCGAAGGAGTCGGGCCGCAACGCCGTGGCCGTCTTCGACGGGACCGACGAGCAGCGGATCGAGATGGTCGCCAAGCTCTCCTGGGACCGACGGCTGCGCGAGGCGCTGCGGGAAGACCGGTTCGTACTGTACGCGCAGCCCATCCTCGACCTGAGGCTGGGCCGGATCACCCGGGTCGAGCTCCTGCTCCGGTTGGTGGACGAGGGCGGCAATGTGATCGCCCCGGGCGCCTTCCTGGCCGGGGCGGAGCGCTTCGGGTTGATTCAGGAAATCGACCGCTGGGTGCTGAGGGAGGCGATCCGGCTCATCGCGCAGCAGGAGCCGGACAGCGAGATCGAGGCGTTCGAGGTCAACCTCTCCGGCAAGACCATCTCCGATCCCGGCCTGGCCCGCATGATCCAGGAGGAACTGGAAGCCAGCGGAGCGGACCCTTCCAAGCTGGTGCTGGAGATTACCGAGACGGCGGCGATCGGCGACCTGGAGCAAGCCCGGCGGTTCATCACGGCGATGCGCAGGCTGGGATGCCGCTTCGCCCTGGACGACGTGGGGTCCGGCTTCTCCAGCCTGCGCCTGCTGAAGCAGCTGCCCGTCGACTACCTGAAGATCGACGGGGCGTTCATCCGCAACCTGCCCACGGAGGACGCGGACAAACACCTGGTCCGGGCCATGGTGGCCATGGCCCGGACCCAGGGACAGCAGACGATCGCAGAGTTCGTGGACCGCGCCGAGACGCTCCGGCTGGTGCGGGAGTTCGGCGTGGATTACGCGCAGGGCTACCTTGTCGGTCGGCCGGGCGTCGAATGGCTCCGCCCGGGGGCGGTCAGCTCTGGGCGGACGACCGCTCCAGGTGGCGCAGGAAGTGGCTCAGGAAAGCCTGGGGCTGCTCAATGA
- the purD gene encoding phosphoribosylamine--glycine ligase, producing the protein MKVLIVGGGGREHALAWKAIQSRHIDELHAAPGNPGIGRFAWCHPDVEATDVAGQVDLARRLGIDLVIVGPEAPLAAGLVDALTAAGIPAFGPTAAAARIEASKAYAKEVMTAAGVPTAAYADFTDYQQALAYIEARPGPVVIKADGLAAGKGVQVCADLDEARAALRAAMVEGAFDQAGSRVVIEEVLEGQEVSVLAFSDGRTVKQMVAAQDHKRAGEGDTGPNTGGMGAYAPVPAYTADMAEAVQRRILEPTIAELARRGTPFVGCLFAGLMLTADGPKVIEFNARFGDPETQAVLPLLENDLLEVIQACLEARLHEVDLRFRPGAAVNVVLASAGYPGKYVKGLPISGLVEADQVGVTVFHAGTAFNEDGQVVTAGGRVLGVMATGPTLRDALAMAYAGVDQIQFEGKTYRRDIGWRAL; encoded by the coding sequence ATGAAGGTCCTGATCGTCGGCGGCGGAGGACGCGAGCACGCCCTCGCCTGGAAGGCGATCCAGAGCAGGCACATCGACGAGCTGCACGCGGCGCCGGGGAACCCCGGCATCGGCCGGTTCGCGTGGTGCCATCCCGACGTGGAGGCCACCGATGTCGCCGGGCAGGTGGACCTGGCCCGCCGGCTGGGGATCGACCTGGTCATCGTGGGCCCCGAGGCTCCGCTGGCGGCGGGGCTGGTGGATGCGCTGACCGCCGCAGGCATCCCGGCTTTCGGCCCCACGGCCGCGGCGGCTCGCATCGAGGCCTCCAAAGCCTACGCCAAGGAGGTCATGACCGCCGCCGGCGTGCCGACCGCGGCATACGCCGACTTCACGGATTACCAGCAGGCACTGGCGTACATCGAGGCCCGCCCGGGTCCCGTCGTCATCAAGGCGGACGGGCTCGCGGCGGGCAAGGGTGTGCAGGTCTGTGCTGACCTGGACGAGGCACGTGCTGCGCTGCGGGCGGCGATGGTGGAGGGCGCCTTCGACCAGGCCGGAAGCCGGGTCGTCATCGAGGAGGTCCTGGAGGGACAGGAGGTCTCCGTCCTGGCCTTCAGCGACGGGCGCACGGTGAAGCAGATGGTCGCCGCCCAGGACCACAAGCGGGCGGGCGAGGGTGACACCGGCCCCAACACGGGCGGGATGGGCGCCTACGCACCGGTGCCGGCCTACACCGCAGACATGGCCGAGGCGGTGCAGCGGCGCATCCTGGAACCGACCATCGCCGAGCTTGCCCGGCGGGGCACGCCGTTCGTGGGCTGCCTCTTCGCCGGCCTCATGCTGACCGCCGACGGTCCGAAGGTGATCGAGTTCAACGCACGCTTCGGCGACCCGGAAACCCAGGCCGTGCTCCCGCTTCTGGAGAACGACCTGCTCGAGGTGATCCAGGCCTGCCTGGAGGCGCGGCTGCACGAGGTGGATCTCCGCTTCCGCCCCGGCGCCGCCGTCAACGTGGTGCTCGCCTCCGCCGGCTATCCCGGGAAGTACGTCAAGGGCCTGCCCATCAGCGGGCTGGTGGAGGCCGACCAGGTCGGCGTCACCGTGTTCCACGCGGGCACGGCCTTCAACGAGGACGGTCAGGTGGTCACCGCAGGTGGCCGGGTGCTCGGGGTGATGGCGACGGGCCCCACTCTGCGGGATGCGCTGGCAATGGCGTACGCCGGGGTGGATCAGATTCAGTTCGAAGGCAAGACCTATCGACGCGATATTGGCTGGCGTGCGCTCTGA
- the purH gene encoding bifunctional phosphoribosylaminoimidazolecarboxamide formyltransferase/IMP cyclohydrolase — MAVKRALISVYDKQGIVEFARGLADLGVEIISTGGTYRTLQGAGIPVREVAEVAGFPEILDGRVKSLQPQIHAGILAMRANPTHMAQLAEHGIGLIDLVVVNLYPFRETVANPAVTLEEAIEKIDIGGPAMVRAAAKNYQDVGVVVNPARYPAVLAELRETGDLSLPTRFSLMLEAFQHTAAYDGAIAGWMATRGREIVATRALGETAPERPIGADPGPQKPAAPSPFPDVLSLTFTKVQELRYGENPHQAAAFYSDGSDGGTVIARAKQLHGKELSFNNINDAHAALELVKEFEEPAAVAIKHANPCGVAVAPTIAEAFRKAYEADTVSIFGGIVALNRPCDRETAEALSKIFLEIVIAPAFAPEALEVLTRKKNLRLLAVGPIDRNPPSGFDMKRVGGGLLVQSWDAIAEDPVAWKPVTKAAPTPEQLRDLAFAMKVCKHVKSNAIVVARDGQTLGVGAGQMNRIDAARFALRQAGEKARGAVLASDAFFPFPDVVEAAGEAGIAAIVQPGGSIRDEESIARADELGLAMVFTGVRHFRH, encoded by the coding sequence ATGGCAGTGAAGCGCGCCCTGATCAGCGTCTACGACAAGCAGGGGATCGTGGAGTTCGCACGGGGGCTGGCCGACCTGGGGGTGGAGATCATCTCCACGGGCGGTACGTACCGCACGCTGCAGGGAGCGGGCATTCCCGTGCGGGAGGTGGCCGAGGTGGCCGGTTTCCCGGAGATCCTGGACGGGCGGGTGAAGAGCCTGCAGCCGCAGATCCACGCGGGGATCCTGGCGATGCGCGCCAACCCCACCCACATGGCGCAGCTGGCCGAGCACGGAATCGGCCTCATCGACCTGGTGGTGGTCAACCTGTATCCCTTCCGGGAGACGGTGGCCAACCCCGCGGTGACCCTGGAGGAGGCCATCGAGAAGATCGACATCGGCGGGCCCGCGATGGTGCGGGCGGCGGCGAAGAATTACCAGGACGTGGGGGTCGTCGTAAACCCGGCGCGCTACCCCGCCGTGCTGGCCGAGCTGCGGGAGACGGGCGACCTGTCGCTGCCGACCCGGTTCAGCCTGATGCTGGAAGCCTTCCAGCACACGGCCGCGTACGACGGCGCCATCGCCGGCTGGATGGCCACGCGGGGCAGGGAGATCGTCGCCACCCGGGCCTTGGGGGAGACGGCCCCCGAACGACCCATCGGAGCGGACCCGGGCCCGCAGAAGCCGGCCGCGCCCTCTCCCTTCCCGGATGTCCTGAGCCTCACGTTCACCAAGGTGCAGGAGCTGCGCTACGGCGAGAACCCGCACCAGGCGGCGGCGTTCTACAGCGACGGATCCGACGGGGGCACGGTGATCGCCCGGGCGAAGCAGCTGCACGGCAAGGAGCTCTCGTTCAACAACATCAACGACGCCCACGCGGCCCTGGAGCTGGTGAAGGAGTTCGAGGAGCCGGCCGCGGTGGCGATCAAGCATGCCAACCCCTGCGGCGTGGCCGTGGCCCCGACCATCGCCGAGGCGTTCCGCAAGGCCTACGAGGCCGACACCGTGTCGATCTTCGGGGGCATCGTCGCGCTGAACCGGCCCTGCGACCGGGAGACCGCCGAGGCGCTGAGCAAGATCTTCCTGGAGATCGTGATCGCCCCGGCGTTTGCGCCGGAAGCCCTGGAGGTGCTCACCAGGAAGAAGAACCTGCGGCTCCTGGCGGTGGGGCCGATCGACCGCAATCCGCCGTCCGGGTTCGACATGAAGCGGGTCGGCGGTGGCCTGCTGGTCCAGAGCTGGGACGCGATCGCCGAGGACCCGGTGGCCTGGAAGCCGGTGACCAAGGCCGCACCCACGCCGGAACAGCTGCGCGACCTGGCCTTTGCCATGAAGGTGTGCAAGCACGTCAAGTCCAACGCCATCGTGGTGGCCAGGGACGGCCAGACCCTGGGCGTGGGCGCGGGGCAGATGAACCGCATTGACGCGGCGCGGTTCGCCCTCCGGCAGGCCGGGGAGAAGGCCCGCGGGGCGGTGCTGGCCTCGGACGCCTTTTTCCCCTTCCCGGACGTGGTGGAGGCGGCCGGCGAGGCGGGTATCGCGGCCATCGTGCAGCCGGGCGGGTCGATCCGGGACGAGGAGTCGATCGCCAGGGCGGACGAGCTGGGTCTGGCGATGGTGTTTACGGGCGTGCGGCACTTCCGGCACTGA
- a CDS encoding NUDIX domain-containing protein: MAEQFILGLGLVEDEDRLVIVRNRWAVGEVWSLPGGRLEVGESLTDCVVREVQEETGLLVAPVELAYVQDTHNLVHDQHFLVHVFSCRLVAGTLRVPEHDEYVVDVRWVKRDEVARYITWPTYRDPLLAYLAGHERRYWLDRDGYRPELGKGPDRKGKEENGWQ, translated from the coding sequence TTGGCAGAGCAGTTCATTCTGGGCCTCGGCCTCGTGGAGGACGAGGACCGGCTGGTGATCGTGCGGAACCGTTGGGCCGTCGGCGAGGTCTGGTCGCTGCCCGGCGGCCGGCTGGAGGTGGGCGAGTCGCTCACCGACTGCGTGGTGCGGGAGGTGCAGGAGGAGACCGGCCTGCTGGTCGCCCCCGTGGAACTGGCGTACGTGCAGGACACGCACAACCTGGTCCATGATCAGCACTTCCTGGTGCACGTGTTCTCCTGCCGGCTGGTGGCCGGGACGCTGCGGGTGCCGGAGCATGACGAGTACGTGGTGGACGTCCGGTGGGTCAAGCGCGACGAGGTCGCCCGCTACATCACCTGGCCCACCTACCGGGACCCGCTGCTGGCCTATCTCGCCGGCCACGAGCGGCGCTATTGGTTGGACCGGGACGGGTACCGCCCGGAGCTGGGGAAGGGGCCGGACCGGAAGGGGAAGGAGGAAAACGGATGGCAGTGA
- the purN gene encoding phosphoribosylglycinamide formyltransferase → MIRIGVLISGSGTNLQAILDGCREGRIPGRVAVVISDRADAYGLERARRAGVDALHMDPAAYPSRTAFDAALAERLQAYGVDLVCLAGYMRLVRGPMLTAFPNRILNIHPSLLPAFPGLEAQRQALEHGVKVAGCTVHFVTAGVDEGPIILQAAVPVLEGDTVEDLRRRILAEEHRIYPEAIRLFAEGRLVIEGRRVRILDRAEAPRG, encoded by the coding sequence ATGATCCGCATCGGCGTGTTGATCTCCGGCTCGGGCACCAACCTGCAGGCGATCCTGGACGGCTGCCGGGAGGGGCGCATCCCCGGCCGGGTGGCGGTGGTCATCTCCGACCGGGCCGATGCCTACGGGCTGGAGCGGGCCCGCCGGGCCGGGGTCGATGCCCTGCACATGGACCCGGCCGCGTACCCGAGCCGGACAGCCTTTGACGCGGCGCTGGCGGAGCGGCTGCAGGCCTACGGGGTCGATCTGGTCTGCCTCGCGGGGTACATGCGGCTGGTCCGCGGGCCGATGCTCACGGCGTTCCCGAACCGCATCCTCAACATCCACCCGTCGCTGCTGCCGGCCTTCCCGGGGCTGGAGGCCCAGCGGCAGGCCCTGGAGCACGGGGTGAAGGTGGCGGGTTGCACGGTCCACTTCGTCACGGCGGGCGTGGACGAGGGGCCCATCATCCTGCAGGCCGCCGTGCCGGTGCTGGAGGGGGACACGGTGGAGGACCTGCGCCGGCGCATCCTGGCCGAGGAGCACCGCATCTACCCCGAGGCGATCCGGCTGTTCGCGGAGGGGCGGCTGGTGATCGAGGGGCGCCGGGTGCGGATCCTCGACCGGGCGGAGGCTCCCCGCGGGTAA
- the purM gene encoding phosphoribosylformylglycinamidine cyclo-ligase, which translates to MTEKGLTYADAGVNRERHYELVRRIAAHTARTLRRPGTLGNIGAFGGLFQLDPARYPEPVLVSGTDGVGTKLRLAFLSGRHDTVGIDLVAMSVNDILCQGAEPLFFLDYIGIGQKDLAVLEQVVKGIADGCLQAGCALIGGETAELPGMYPPGEYDLAGFAVGIVNRDRLLTGEKVAPGDALVGLASSGLHANGYSLARRVLLKVDGGAFDLDDRPPELGGRTVLEVMLTPTRIYVRTVLRLLARFDVHGIANITGGGLHENIPRMLPEGTAAVLRRGAWKEPPVFDLIRRLGPVAQAEMEATFNLGLGMVLAVPADQAEAVAAAARELGEEAWVVGEVAAAEPGGPRVVVRR; encoded by the coding sequence GTGACTGAGAAGGGGCTCACCTACGCCGACGCCGGCGTCAACCGGGAGCGGCACTACGAACTGGTGCGGCGGATCGCCGCCCACACGGCCCGCACCCTCCGGCGGCCCGGTACCCTGGGCAACATCGGGGCCTTCGGCGGCCTGTTCCAGCTGGACCCGGCCAGGTACCCCGAGCCGGTGCTGGTCAGCGGCACCGACGGGGTGGGCACCAAGCTGCGGCTGGCGTTCCTGAGCGGCCGGCACGACACGGTGGGCATCGACCTGGTGGCCATGTCGGTGAACGACATCCTCTGCCAGGGAGCGGAACCGCTCTTCTTCCTGGACTACATCGGCATCGGGCAGAAGGACCTGGCCGTGCTGGAGCAGGTGGTGAAGGGCATCGCCGACGGCTGCCTGCAGGCCGGCTGTGCCCTGATCGGCGGCGAGACCGCCGAGCTGCCCGGCATGTACCCGCCCGGCGAGTACGACCTGGCGGGGTTCGCCGTGGGCATCGTCAACCGGGACCGGCTCCTCACCGGCGAGAAGGTCGCGCCGGGGGACGCGCTGGTGGGCCTCGCCTCCAGCGGGCTGCACGCCAACGGGTACTCGCTGGCCCGGCGGGTGCTGCTGAAGGTGGACGGCGGCGCCTTCGACCTGGATGACCGGCCGCCCGAGCTGGGCGGCCGGACGGTGCTGGAGGTCATGCTGACCCCGACCCGCATCTACGTCCGCACGGTGCTCCGGCTGCTGGCGCGGTTCGACGTGCACGGCATCGCCAACATCACCGGGGGCGGGCTGCACGAGAACATCCCGCGCATGCTGCCCGAGGGCACGGCCGCCGTGCTGCGGCGGGGCGCCTGGAAGGAGCCGCCGGTTTTCGACCTCATCCGGCGGCTGGGGCCCGTGGCGCAGGCGGAGATGGAGGCCACCTTCAACCTCGGCCTCGGGATGGTGCTGGCGGTGCCGGCGGACCAGGCCGAGGCGGTTGCGGCCGCCGCGCGGGAGTTGGGCGAGGAGGCGTGGGTTGTGGGTGAGGTCGCGGCCGCCGAGCCCGGCGGTCCGAGGGTGGTGGTGCGGCGATGA
- the purF gene encoding amidophosphoribosyltransferase, translated as MDGRVIRPGDPTLALALQPYLGGWPTNPDKGPADECGVFGIYGHPEAARVVYHALIALQHRGQESAGIVAADGANLNTHRGMGLVSDVFEKPETIQRLAGDIAIGHVRYSTTGSSRLGNAQPVVVNTRRGGLALAHNGNLVDAPAIRDRLEEQGAIFTTSIDTEVLAHLIVRSRAKSLEDAIVDAVSQVHGGYALLILAEDRLIGIRDPHGIRPLQLGRLDGSWVLASETCAFDTIGAEFVREVAPGEMVTISEGGKLRSRAAVREAVAPRPCIFEFIYFARPDSQFVGVNVHTVRKAMGRQLAKEAPADADIVIGVPDSSISAATGYAEESGIPYEVGLVKNRYIARTFILPSQAGRESALKLKLNPLRKVIEGRRVVLVDDSIVRGTTSRHLVSLLREAGAREVHLRIASPPYQNACHYGIDTSKSTDLIARGRTVREIADAIGADSLAYLSVEGMVKATGLSPEAGFCLACFTGDYPVPVPEEADKYALEGGCGCD; from the coding sequence GTGGATGGACGCGTGATCCGGCCCGGTGACCCGACCCTGGCCCTGGCCCTGCAGCCCTACCTGGGCGGGTGGCCGACCAACCCGGACAAGGGCCCGGCGGACGAGTGCGGCGTCTTCGGCATCTACGGCCACCCTGAGGCGGCGCGGGTGGTGTACCACGCCCTGATCGCCCTGCAGCACCGGGGGCAGGAGTCCGCGGGCATCGTGGCCGCGGACGGTGCGAACCTGAACACCCACCGGGGCATGGGGCTGGTCAGCGACGTGTTCGAGAAGCCCGAGACCATCCAGCGGCTGGCCGGCGACATCGCCATCGGCCACGTGCGGTATTCGACCACCGGCTCCTCCCGGCTGGGCAACGCCCAGCCCGTGGTGGTGAACACCCGGCGCGGCGGACTGGCCCTGGCGCACAACGGCAACCTCGTGGACGCCCCGGCCATCCGGGACCGGCTGGAGGAGCAGGGGGCGATCTTCACCACGTCCATCGACACCGAGGTGCTGGCCCACCTGATCGTCCGTTCCCGGGCGAAGAGCCTGGAGGACGCGATCGTCGACGCCGTGAGCCAGGTGCACGGCGGCTATGCCCTGCTCATCCTGGCCGAGGACCGGCTGATCGGCATCCGGGATCCCCACGGCATCCGCCCGCTGCAGCTGGGCCGGCTTGACGGCAGCTGGGTGCTGGCCTCCGAGACCTGCGCCTTTGACACCATCGGCGCGGAGTTCGTGCGGGAGGTGGCCCCCGGCGAGATGGTGACCATCAGCGAGGGGGGCAAGCTCCGGTCCCGGGCGGCGGTCAGGGAGGCCGTCGCCCCCCGGCCGTGCATCTTCGAGTTCATCTACTTCGCCCGTCCCGACTCGCAGTTCGTCGGGGTCAACGTGCACACCGTGCGCAAGGCGATGGGCCGCCAGCTCGCGAAGGAGGCGCCGGCGGATGCCGACATCGTCATCGGGGTGCCCGACTCCTCGATCTCCGCGGCCACCGGCTACGCGGAGGAGTCCGGCATCCCCTACGAGGTCGGGCTGGTCAAGAACCGCTACATCGCCCGGACGTTCATCCTGCCGTCCCAGGCCGGGCGCGAGTCGGCGCTGAAGCTGAAGCTGAACCCGCTGCGCAAGGTGATCGAGGGCAGGCGGGTGGTGCTGGTGGACGACTCCATCGTGCGCGGCACCACGTCCCGCCACCTGGTGAGCCTCCTCCGGGAGGCCGGGGCGCGGGAGGTGCACCTGCGCATCGCATCGCCGCCGTACCAGAACGCCTGCCACTACGGCATCGATACCTCCAAGTCCACCGACCTGATCGCCCGCGGGCGCACGGTCCGGGAGATCGCCGACGCCATCGGCGCCGACTCCCTGGCCTACCTCTCGGTGGAGGGCATGGTGAAGGCCACCGGCCTGTCGCCGGAAGCGGGCTTCTGCCTGGCCTGCTTCACCGGCGACTACCCGGTGCCCGTGCCGGAAGAGGCCGACAAGTACGCGCTGGAGGGGGGCTGCGGCTGTGACTGA